The genomic segment CCGAAAGTTTCTTCATAAAAACGGCCGTTCCAGTAATAAACCTGAAAACAATTGCCATAACGGCAAAATATGGGAGTGATATGGATTTTATAGCTTCTAAAGGCGTTTTCGGTGAGCCAATCGTCCATTCGACTGCAAAAACAACGATAATTCCGATGATTAAGGCTGTAATAGATGGAGGAATTGACGTTGTGAATGAAACCGCAAAATAAACAATAATATATAACAATACTAGCGCTACAAAAAGCAAAGCCCATTTGATTGTGAAATGTGCCGAAGCGAACAACTGCCACTTTTTTGCCCAGCCAACAGGCGACCAGCTTATAAAATTAAATGACTGCAAAAATTTTAGTGCTATTGTAGTGAAAATGGCGCCAATTAGCGCGGTCCATATTAATGTTTTATTAATCATGAAAATCCCTCCTATACAAAGTGTCGGGAGGTTCAGAACATTTTAAACATCATTGTGGAGTGTATGGCTGTTTTTTAGTATAATGAATTATAGGATTTAGTTGATATAAAAGAAAGCGTGGGTAAATGTATGGGAAAAGAACAACAACCTCCCGCTTACGGGGGACAAGCACTTGTCGAAGGGGTAATGTTCGGCGGTAAAAATCATACTGTGGCGGCAATTAGACGGAAGGACGATACAATCGATTACTTCCATCTGCCTAAAGAAAAGAATAGTGTCCGGATGAAACTGAAAAAAATCCCATTTGTTGGGGGGATAGTTGCATTAATCGAATCCGCTGGCGTCGGATCGCGGCATTTAACATTTTCAAGCGAACGGTACGATGTAATGCCGGGAGAAGAAATAGAAAAGGAAGAAGAGACTTCAAAATTAGCGATGGTTCTTGGTGTCGCTGCGGTCGGAGTATTATCTCTGCTTTTCGGGAAATTTGTTTTCACACTTATCCCAGTTTTTCTTGCACAAGCATTGCAGTTTGTTGCTCCCGGGAAAACTGCCCAAATTTTACTTGAAAGTTTGTTCAAACTTATTTTGTTACTGACGTATGTTTCCCTCATCTCGATGACTCCCCTTATTAAACGGGTATTCCAATATCACGGGGCTGAGCATAAAGTAATCAACGCTTATGAAAA from the Sporosarcina psychrophila genome contains:
- a CDS encoding DUF1385 domain-containing protein, producing the protein MGKEQQPPAYGGQALVEGVMFGGKNHTVAAIRRKDDTIDYFHLPKEKNSVRMKLKKIPFVGGIVALIESAGVGSRHLTFSSERYDVMPGEEIEKEEETSKLAMVLGVAAVGVLSLLFGKFVFTLIPVFLAQALQFVAPGKTAQILLESLFKLILLLTYVSLISMTPLIKRVFQYHGAEHKVINAYENKLPMTVENVQAQSRLHFRCGSSFMLFTVIVGMFVYFLVPTDPFWLRIVNRILLIPVVLGISFEVLQLTNSLRNVPVLKYLGYPGLWLQLLTTKDPDDKQVEVAIASFERLLEIEEHGAVAMEVVTKSDSETETETVPVT